Within Populus trichocarpa isolate Nisqually-1 chromosome 6, P.trichocarpa_v4.1, whole genome shotgun sequence, the genomic segment TTATTATCATATCCCTTGTGATCTTCTTTTTAACTTCTTCGTATACCCTTTGAATTTAGTACATAGTAAAATGGGATTCTTGTATGCTAAAATCACTTTTAGGAGGGGGGAAATTGGTTTCTTACcatcaaattctttttaattttttcttttaaaaaaaaaaattaggtataCCATACAAATATACTTGTACTTTCTTACTTTAAAAccttcaaaaaaacaattaaaaaaagaaaaagaaagtaagtCATATGAGTTAGTGCGTTGGAAGATCACAACTACCATGATTATTTTTCTCTGATTGTAAGATTAATAAGTAGTAGTTTAGATCTTGGTTGTGAAATagggaataattaattttaagccaaCAAATAAGGAGAGGGCCAATGATGTAAATAAGCATGACAAAATAattggaaagagagagagcagacCAAAAGGAATGGTCCCGCAGCGGGAACTAGCATTGTCTCTACCCCTGTTCTCTTGTAATCTCATCCCTTAACTTCTCAGTCCAGCCCAGAGGGTGGCATTCTGTCTCTCTGTGCTCTTGCCATGTATCAGcagatctttttctttctatctgCCTCGACTCGTGACCTTCTTGCTAGCAACTTGGCTCCGGCTGTGCCCACAAATTAAAATCTCTtcccttttcttgttttattcatttttattctctttataTCCTAAATTTATCAGTTTCTGGACTACAGTTTTTTCTTCACTTATTGGTTAGCTTTCCTTTCTTATGCGATCTTTTCCTTAACCAACTCTCATGTTAGCTACCGATTCTGGGTTTTTCATGGGGTTTTAGGAACCCCTTGTTTTTTAGTCAGAGAATAAGAAAAGCTGAGCTCTTTtactattttcttcttttctttttctttttccttcatatGGGTTTTTAAAAATggggtttgattttaaaaagggatttccttttgttttaatatggTTCTAggtttcaaccaaaaaaaaaatatggttctAGGTTCTTCCTCTTTTGTATAACATTCTTGGCCTTTTCTTAAGCTACAGAAATAATTGATACTTTTTCTAGTTCGTTGtactttttagggtttttgttacTTCACAAGTACATCATCAAAAAGGTGGAATCTTTTAGCTTTTTCTAGCAGTTCACCTAATTCTACACGGGTTCCTCCAAAATTCCAGGTTTTCCCTTGAATTCCCTAGTTACTAGtactaatcttttttttagtctttggaATTCTCagttttactttatttaatgATCTTATATTTGTTGGATTGAAATCCCACTTGGATTCAAGGCTACAGACCTGAAATTCtcaataaagtttcaatcttttttggtatttttcttgttattgtcGCCTTTAAAATGTCTTCTCCATGTATAAGTGGAGGTGGTAGAACCTATGGATTTGATTTAGAAATAGTCAAATCCTCATCTACTTCCTCAACAAGAACATCACACACATCTTCGCCATCTTCAACTATCTCTGAATCTAGCAATTCCCCGTTAGCAATCtcaacaagaaaatcaagaactCCTCGTAAAAGGCCTAATCAAACTTACAATGAAGCAGCTGCTCTTCTTTCCACTGCCTATCCAAACATTTTCTCCACCAAACACCTCACAAAATCTAGCAAATTCACCAAACCCCAGGACAACAGCCTCCTCCTTGACCAATCCTCCGACTTGTTATTGCCTTTTCGCGTCTTCGACAACTCTGGATTCCTAATTCACCAACCAATCCAAGGAAAGCCCAGTTATGGAAACGAGTCGAGATTTGCGAATTTTACAGATAAGTCCTCTTGCCAGAGCAGCGGGGAAGTTGATTTCCACGGGAATTCAGTGGAATTGTGTGATGGACTCGATGAGGATTTCGACGCGGAATCCATTCTTGATGAGGAATTTGAGGAGGGTATTGATAGTATTATGGGGCATTCAAGTATAGGCAATGAAATGGTTGACGAGGTGCCTAATGGCATTAGTTCTAGTTTTGGTGGTCAAATGAATTCTTGGTATGGGAGTTCAATGGGATATAATTTTGGCGGGAAATCACAATATGGTCATGGGATTGCAATGAGAAGAGGTGTTAGAGCTTTGAGGCATGTTGATGAAGGAAATTGGTGGGATTTTCCAATTGTTGATATGTTACAAATCTCTCCAAGACTCACCACCACCGTGGCCGCCACCGCAAATGCCAATAGCAACAATGGTCCAGAATGCAATTCAATTCCAAAGCCAAAGCCAAAACCAAAGTTGAAATTGAAACCCAATTCGAGCAgcgaaaagaagaaaaagaaagtagaGAAACCAGCTGTGATGGAAGAGAAGAATGTGgagttgaaagatgaaaatccAGTCAAGGAGAATTCTATTCCACAATCCAGTCAAGGGTtgatattgaaattgaattacGACCATGTCTTGAGCGAGTGGTCCGACCGTGGCTCGCCCTTTTCCGACGAAAGTATGGGGTGTGCTGAAGGAAATGATGTCTCTGTATGTTTCTCATCTCCTGCCGGGAAATgaatttcacatgaaaaaaaaagtttcagacTTTAATAGATTAATTGGTTAGGTTATAAATGTGTTTAGTAAAATAGTTGTAGTTTTCGCTACATGCCATTAAGGTGGCgccaatttttaatatatagttttaattttaatcttttaagttGATATTTTACAtccgttttgatttttttgagtattttattttttttgagattttaagaaaataaaaaggcataaataatttttttcggAAAGAGCTACCTACCATTACCAATAATAATCCAGCCAACGGTGCTAATGCTACGACCTTTTGTTAATTAGTGGGACCttaattattcttcttctttttttcttttttgagaagctttaaatatgattatttttttatttattatttttgaatattattgCTCTAatcaactcctttttttttttaatggtgctGGCCTTGATTCCGTGTGATAAAGTAGTAGCCTTTTTTTAAcgtttgctttgtttttattttttgaaacaatCAAACTCAAGTTTGCCGATCAGGCAATTCAATTTGTTGACCaaagatttgtttttgcttgcGTGGCATTTAGGTCGAGGCATATTGCGGTGGCATTATTgtataactatatatattaactattttaatttgttcaaaattaattttctcgCAATAATTGCTGTGGGATTATTCAATTTATTCCCATGGGTTTTGAAggttctaatttgtttttatttatttatttttgcggCAGGCCAGGCTGGCACAGATTGATTTATTCTCAGAGAATGGAATGAGAGAAGCTAGCGTCCTGCGCTACAAAGAAAAGCGGCGTACACGCCTTTTCTCTAAGAAGATCAGATACCAGGTCAGAAAAGTCAACGCTGATCAACGGCCCAGAATGAAGgtacactttttttcttttccttactcCATGTTATGTACTTTCTTTTTGCTGAGATCACTCTTGGTGATTTCAGTTAATTATACCCTGAAGAGTGGAAAGTGGGAGGTTGATGGTATATCTTCTATATTACTTCtagcttgtttttttgttttgtttttttattttaaaaatataaaaaattattattttcatatattttcatatataaaaattattttaaaaaacaataaagagaaCTTCTAAGAATATATGATGATAAATAAGTCTAtgataaattattcaaataGTTTATCATATTTTAGAGTAACTTTTGGGATGCAAAcatatatttcatataaaataaactttaaaatgaaggaaatgattaaagaaattcaagatcTTAGAATTAAActataagatttttcaaagtttggGGGTGTCATTGCCCCTAACccctaaaaaatatttgctaGTTCTTTTGTTATTCTGCAAGAAATTAGCCCTTTTAttgaatttacaaaaaataaaagggtagCTTGAACCTTCTTCTCTACTCTAATTTATGATTCTTGTAACGTTACAGGGAAGATTTGTGAGAAGGCCGAATCCAAGAAGTGATgaacaagagaagaagaagaagctgtgaacatcatcatcatcatcatcatcatcactactTTGATGATGGtatcttttgttttgcattatttacttgctttcttttcaTCTTCTACGCTAAAACCCGAGGAGATGGAGGCTGGTTAGGGAGAGGAGGATATAGAAGTATTCGCCGACGAGTTTTTTTCGCCTAGGCTCtatattttctctttgtttcctAGTTTTTGGAAAGATGctgcttgagtttttttttttttttggttcaagaAAGTTATCGATAGCATCATTTAGCAGCTAAGAGGCTCTTGATGGTTCAATATTAATACAAAGTACAAATtaactctcttttctttttcaattcttttagttatgattaagaaaTTTAGAACTTGTTTGGGAACGCAATGCAAATCGTGTTCTCAaaacattcaaatttttttttttttactaaaatttattatggtttgtatgttttggatcattttgatgtgctgatgtcaaaaatgatttttaaaaaataaaaaaaatcatttgcatgcatttcggcacaaaaagttatttgaaaagcaactactaccacactgccaaacaccctCTTAATACAAACtaagcgagagagagagagagagagaggggaaccAATTTTCTGAGTTTGTGGTAAGATAAATGTGGTTAAAGTTTTATGTGTagtaaaatatatgtataaaatgtttggtagttatttgtgtttggaagtgtggttgttttttaaaatattttttatttggaaatatattaaaataatatatttttttatttttttaaaattatttttgatatcagcgcatcaaaatgatctaaaagcactaaaaatattaatttgaagcaaagaaaaaaataaaaaattttaaaatttttccaaaagcatttttgaaacgcaaaaacaaacatgattttagGAATTTTTACgaaattcagttaaaaaaacatataaaaatttctACATAAAAACTacatttcaaacttaattttttagtggaTCCCGCAGCATAAAATACGATTTGGTTTGTTACCAAACACTTTGCTGCGTTTGTTTCACCGCAAACACAAAAACTTGTGGAAAACAAATGTAGCCAAGcttgtttgttattgtgttttaaaagtatttttaaaaaatttattatttttttattttttatatgcttcaaaacaatttttatagtgtttttaaattattttgatgtattaatatcaaaaatattttttaaaaaataaaaaaaatattattttaatatatttttaaataaaaaaatattttaaaattactgtATTTCTACTCTAGTAAAAGttcttgttataaaaaaaatgagatcaaAATATATAGAGCACAAGGCGTTGCCGTTCGAAATAACCAAAATCATGTGCAAAATCACATGAATATCATGAGAAAAAACGCAATCTACTCCCATTAATGCTCTTATCGGCACCTAATTTCGTCTCAATTGGCTCATCAATTTGAGTTCGTAATCGAAGTGCATGAGTATGCACCAAGATTATTCAATATGCTGGCTTTACTCTTCCATTATGAAAACAAGGAAGCCATGACTTTTGTCTGGCATGATTGAGGATgtgattgtaattgttttttaaagtatttttatattaaaatatattaaaataatatttttttattttttaaaaattattttgaagatcaacgcatcaaaacattttaaaatataaaaaaatttaaattttttaaaaatataaatataactgcatttccaaacacttatttaatttaagttggAGCCAAGGAGCGATGACTTGTCAAATTATCTACCATCATTAGTTATTtcaagatgaatattttcattatAAACTCGTAGAGTGACATCTTCGTCACCCgttttaagaatttattgatttaatgataaataaatccatagattttttcatggaaaataacaGTTGTCAAAATTCCTTATAAATACTAACGTGAATAGTTTAATAAGGCATTATGTATCCTCCGtgagaaataatttaataaaaaataaatactttttaaagGGAATATATTTGtcctttcttaatttcttagGTTTTCAATAAAGAGCAGacctaaaaaaaacacctcacaATTATATCATGGGTAGTCTTATTCAGTGTTTTAAAACTTGCACCTACCAGTGGGTCAACCCAAGAACTAGTAGACCCGGGTTCTAGACCGTTTCGGGTTCATTAGAATAGCTCCTAGGAAATTCGCATGGTCAAACCTAGGTGACCAGCGGTTGACCCAAGgatgaaccttttttttattaacgacgtcgtt encodes:
- the LOC7485501 gene encoding protein CHLOROPLAST IMPORT APPARATUS 2 isoform X1; amino-acid sequence: MSSPCISGGGRTYGFDLEIVKSSSTSSTRTSHTSSPSSTISESSNSPLAISTRKSRTPRKRPNQTYNEAAALLSTAYPNIFSTKHLTKSSKFTKPQDNSLLLDQSSDLLLPFRVFDNSGFLIHQPIQGKPSYGNESRFANFTDKSSCQSSGEVDFHGNSVELCDGLDEDFDAESILDEEFEEGIDSIMGHSSIGNEMVDEVPNGISSSFGGQMNSWYGSSMGYNFGGKSQYGHGIAMRRGVRALRHVDEGNWWDFPIVDMLQISPRLTTTVAATANANSNNGPECNSIPKPKPKPKLKLKPNSSSEKKKKKVEKPAVMEEKNVELKDENPVKENSIPQSSQGLILKLNYDHVLSEWSDRGSPFSDESMGCAEGNDVSARLAQIDLFSENGMREASVLRYKEKRRTRLFSKKIRYQVRKVNADQRPRMKGRFVRRPNPRSDEQEKKKKL
- the LOC7485501 gene encoding protein CHLOROPLAST IMPORT APPARATUS 2 isoform X2, with the protein product MSSPCISGGGRTYGFDLEIVKSSSTSSTRTSHTSSPSSTISESSNSPLAISTRKSRTPRKRPNQTYNEAAALLSTAYPNIFSTKHLTKSSKFTKPQDNSLLLDQSSDLLLPFRVFDNSGFLIHQPIQGKPSYGNESRFANFTDKSSCQSSGEVDFHGNSVELCDGLDEDFDAESILDEEFEEGIDSIMGHSSIGNEMVDEVPNGISSSFGGQMNSWYGSSMGYNFGGKSQYGHGIAMRRGVRALRHVDEGNWWDFPIVDMLQISPRLTTTVAATANANSNNGPECNSIPKPKPKPKLKLKPNSSSEKKKKKVEKPAVMEEKNVELKDENPVKENSIPQSSQGLILKLNYDHVLSEWSDRGSPFSDESMGCAEGNDVSAGTD